Part of the Gigantopelta aegis isolate Gae_Host chromosome 15, Gae_host_genome, whole genome shotgun sequence genome is shown below.
tattatttatatattatatatatatatatatatatatatatatatatatatatatatatatatatatatatatatatatatatatatatatatatatacactgacgatcaaaagaaagtataccaattattttttcaaagtattaaaaacaacacaaaacacaagttgatgcaaatattatattttgaaagtataataatttggcgataaataaacacgagtatactcaataaaacccataaaatgataatattacagttcacaacagcactaggggtgaaatgtgcgatttcataaaggaccactcataaccAAGGTGAATAcatttgaccacaaagaacatgtttcaattgcgtgtatgtccaccatgtgcaagtatgcaagcatggacccgacgtcggacAGATTTCCATCAATGACAGTAAGGTCtgtccgctgttggccacagataccgccccaaaccatcacagatccaccaccaaacggttcagtctcctgaacacagcacggagctgttctctctcctgcacgtcggtatatccgagtcctgccatcagctctgaataactggaacctgctctcgtcagaaaagagtacacgttgccagttccgatgttgccaacgttgaaactgacgtgcccaacgtaaacgtcgaagtcgatgttgcctcgtcaatgtcatccctctgaatggtcgataggccctgataccatgctgtcatagtcgacgacgtacagtgtgacgactgatgacatgtccaaggccagtcgctgcagatgacgttatagtgaggaatctgttacgtaagtgtatgatgcggagatggcggtcctcgttggctgttgtgacgcgAGGTCTTCCCCGTcatggtctgtctgcagtccgGCCAGTCACCCTATAACGCTGTATCAACCTGGTGATCGGcaattttgtgcaattcaggagtcttgccacatgggcataactcgcacccaactgcaccataccaatagctctctcgctctctcgctctcgctctctcgctctctcgctctctctcttcagcagttagccttgccatgttctctggtattttactgttgactgaggcatgttctaagcaatggtATCCTTTTTTATACCCTTATGTGcacgagtatcatgtttctcgtgcagtataaatttgatgaataaactcattttgcacgtgcggcatcgcccaaacgcagcaatgtaggactattcgtcattgattgcattataacgaacaatactggaacctatTTAACTttccatgaacgtgtattgtgtttatttataataaaaataatttggtatactttcttttgatcgtcagttttatatatatatatatatatatatatatatatatatatatatatatatatatatacacatacatatatatacatatatatacacacacacacatggagagagagagagagagagagagagagagagagagagagagagagagagagagagagagagagagagagagagagagagagagagagatggagatgGGTGGCCAGATTGGAGAAAGAAAGTAGAGGTGCGAAGCGTAAATAGtgttgtgtaaaacaaatgtacttataGTGTTAGtcggcattcagtgttttatttgttagttacgttccgccatgttttgacatctgtaaaatACGTTGACCAACGTtactttgttatttatatatgtatgtaaatgcatTATTTTGCGTGGGTCTATTTGCCGAAGCacatatttcaaattcatctgggttatattttttttttatttacttacttttacaatatacgcAAAATGAATGTACCACATGCGTCGAAGATGCCAACAGCTGGGGTGGGGTAGAATGGGATAAGATGGGTTGGCGTGGGATGaggtgactgatatattaattcgcctttcaattGGGGATGCATAGTCTTCATAGTTTCCAACCAGCTGCATTGCTGCAAccagctgcaatgcagtttcaaatttgaactcttatatattaatttcgaaaactcgaactccctgaaactcgaactatttcttCGTCAccttcaagatcgagttatggcgtcggacatatggttaaggaccacacacacacacacatatatatatatatatatatatatatatatatatatatgaaacccgctgtcgccacttcatgagctactcttatcgattagcagcaagggatcttttatatgcaccatcccatatatatatatatatatatatatatatatatatatatatatatatatatatatatatatatatatatatataaacgatcccttgctactaacagataaagagtatgttaaaacaataaaagaatTAATAGAACATCTCAAACATCAATATGTTGtacctgtatataataatttaattttaaaatcgaTTCCAATAGaagaaatacaatttataataaatgaccaGCTGTTTTTGGAAACATTACTGATGGAAATAAGAGGCAAGACAATAATCCAATTTTCCCTTTTAGGTTAAGACTTGTTTTGAAAAGTAAACAGGGATGTACGGACATGTATTGCATACTCAACCATAAATGCATAATCCCAAAAGCGcagataaaatatagaaatcaaggATTTAATTTTGACTTAAGTGATTGGGAACAATACTATGAATTACCTTTCCAAAGCATTAACGATACaactttattatggtttcagtatcgCATCCGTCATCGGATTTTAGCAACAAACACTTTTCTATATATGATTCATTATGTAGattctaatatgtgtatattctgtaataacTTCCCAGAAACTCTACAACATCTTTTCTATGAATGCACTCAGGTTAATACTTTATGGAAAGCTCTAGAAGACTGGTTTTTGTCCAGAACAGGAATTGCTGTCCACTTTGaaattgagaaatatatttatttcaaaaactgCAACTATCAAAAGTTTAATAAAGAATGGGCACAATGGCTCAACCTTTTTATAtagtgaaagaaagagaaaaaacccatcaCACTGAGATAACGATCTACTCAAAGGAAAAACTTTTTGTAATTGCTGTTCCTGTTATTATCATCCGTTTAATTCTGCTTCGTTACTCACTATCAACTTTAggtttttcttcctcttcttcttcttcttcttctttttcttattcttcttgttcttcttgttttccttcttctttttcttcttcttctcacgTTGTtaccctttttttctttttctttttttaaaagtcttggACCATAAGGCGTGCATAAAAGgaagtactattttattttgatttgtacctgcatatatcagaatagaatgtaatgtgagtgcgtacgtgcgtgcgtgtatgcgtatgtatgtatgtatgtatgtgtgtatgtttgtatatatgtatgtatgtttagacatgtatgaatattaattttaagataaattgtaaggCGGTGTATCAGGGCTCCCAAACCCTGGCACTGTCTAATGGTCTGgggacaagaaaaaaaagaaaaaaaaaagaaagggtGCAGAGATATGtatgacattttaaactttCAGTATGTAAAGCCAAAAGGACAGATAAAATATAGTAATGAAGGCTTCTTATTTGAACAAACTGACTGGGAACAATATTATGCTTTACCATTTCGATGTGTGAAAGATTCTAGCCTTCGATGCTTTCAGTATagattactgcaaaacatattagctactaatacttttctatacaagattctgatatatgtaacttctgtaataattttcctgtaacaatacatttatttttcgatTGCGATAAGGTACACACTTTATGGGAAGCAGTAACAGATTAGATATTTACTCGAACAGGAACtataattcattttaataaaattattataatgtttggtttgataaataataataaaagcgattttataaactggttaataattaatataaaatattatatatacagtatgaaaatacaaaagaaatgtttaagtaCTAACGCTGTGCATGGCATAATGCAACATAAATTTGAAATTGAAAggtatattcttttaaaaatacgatgtattcttttaaaaatacgatgtatttaataatgaatgggcaACGTGGCAAACACTATTTTATTGAGACTTAAAGATAATCTAGACATGGAAACAGCTTGTTTGGAAACAAAATTCAGACTACATTttagaacaaatataatacttttaatttcatCTCTTCCGTATATATTTCTGGTAGATGTGGGTACATCtgtgaatatatgtacatgtataatatatatgtgtatgcatttatgtatgtgggtatctctatgaatatactgtcatatatgCGCAATTATGCACGAAGTAACTCGtttcgtttcttttttctttcttttttttcttttctttttttcttctctatctttcttttcaatttagGTCAGTGCCCTAGAGgagtttaaagaatatttcttcatactagatatgtctatgtaattacctgtatatgttactactaatatataaatGCTATGTATTGTCGTAGTGATTTGGGGCCCCAACCCTAACTACGTATTCTTCTgggacagtaaaaaaaaaaaaaaaaaaatcgagttatcgaagtttgactgtgtatgtgtatataggcctatatatatatatgtgtgtgtgtgtgtgtgtgtgtgtgtgtgtgtgtgtgtgtgtgtgtatgtgtgtatttaaaaaaaaacatcgctgctgctacaataCAGGGCGCATACCCCCTTGTCCAACACTCACCGTTTTGTTAGCACCCAACGAGAATCCCAGAGACATCGCCTGTGCCTCACAACTCGTGCCTGTGTGGAAGTATGCTACAAACGTCGCTGCGCCGCTGTGGTAGATGATGTGCTGTTTATAGTTGGCACCAACCAAGACTTGCGTCGCTGTGTAGCTGTCGCTCCCCTCCACCAAGAACCATTCCTGATCAGCCGGGAGCGGTTCGTGATCAAACATCATCCCAGCCTTGTCCTGTTTCAGCATCACAATCGTGACGTAGGAGAGTGTATACGAAGCGCGGGAAAACGATGTGCCGACATAGGCGCGCTCTATCGGTGTGAGAATAACAAGGCTTGGATCTCCGTAGGTGTATTTGAAGTTTTCAACTGATACGCTAATATGCACCACAAACACCGGTTTCGTGGCAGTGACGTAGTAAAACGTAAACGGCGAGACGTACATCTCGTGGAAGTCGCCCCTTTTCGCCAGGTTTACGTTGGCGCTGTTTGGTACCGACACCACGGTGTCGTCAGTAGTCGCGACTATTCGGTAAACATCGCCAAGCTCTCGCTTCGGAAACGGAATCGTGACGTAACTCATCCCCGCTCGGTCTACCGGCGGCATCTGATCCAAAAGATGCGAGACACAACGAGTGTAGACCACGTCGGTTCGGTTGACGCCGCTGTAAACTGCTACGGGTTGGTCTGACGTTATGTACGCCCCAGTGAGATCGTGCTTGGACTGGATCTGCAATGTTTCCAGCGAGTTTAACGACAGCGGGGCCGACTCTCCGGCCCTATACCAAGTCCCATTCAGCAAAACGCTCTCATTTCCGGTCCATGGCGGAAATGTGATCGACAGCTGAGTCTGGTCACTTCCGGTTCCGGCGCTGACGGTCAGAAATGCGAAAGCATCTTCTCTTTCAGACTCATACGTCACTGCCATATACTCATTTCCTAAAAACCTATTCGGTATTGCAAGAAACGCGTCGCCGTTAGAGTTGTATAAATTAACACCCACGACGTCTATTAGTCCAGACGCCGTAATGACCAGCGTTCGTGGTGAAATGCTGGTTCCAGCCGGCATACGAAATTTCTCATCAATTTCAAAATGTCGGGAGCTTTCAGGCAACAGCGCAAAACTGATGTTAACTTCAAAGTCTAAGAATTTCGGCGCTGTTATGTTTACTGTGACAATATGGCCGACGGTAGATGACACATACAAATCAATGGGGTCCGGCGTTTTAGGATATTTGTTGTTGGGGAACGATACGATAAAATCTGTTCCAGAGTTTCCACTAGATTCTGAAATTAGTTAACAAAAGGGTATATTATTAGTTAAAGGAgcaattgcccaacttcaaatgaagactgccaatagaacgggtctcactacacatatgttgtctgccattgaaatccatgttaaagtgcccaacttcaaacgaagattgccaatagaacgggttctcgttggcactaacaacatacaccattgcgaacatacattatataagcatttattttcactccaaaattgagaacatttccgtctaagttttttgctatatgaccgcatctggctgtagtaccggtccgaacaggtggttcattaagcgattcactccagctgtctcttgcgctatatacccatgtcccaaaaggtcgatgcacaatattacaaaataacatgggcaaaatacagccagaaggcttaccattaaacatacatattgttttaattcttcaccatttcctagaagtgaatatgtgaaccataacatgtgtcacaattaggaactatagtggaccgtgatgaatgaactctcacccggaattgatctgtgtagtgagaccttaggaACTGTGCAGatttagagattgagtctggaccaAGTTTTATAAGCGCGGgcttgttatttatagatgaaatgtcacctggacatgggagtccacacaatgctgttagatctactggcgagaccagtagagctaattttaatcagattgtttacTGGCCCGATGAAACGACATTTTATCGCAACACATactctcacatttatcaccaatggcaggacggGTAGCCTCAAATGTGGGATGAACATTTatgtgcacctcgaactttgacctactCGGATACAATGTGGTGTGCGGCTAGAACTTACCTGCGATCATTACAACCCAAACTATGATGATTTGCGAGGCGACAAATTTCTTCATTGTCTCAGCTGAAAGTTGTTAAACGATTCCCCATCTTGTTTAGATtctacacaaaaaacaaacaaaaaacaatatgcTGTGTTGTAGTGTTTTGTTTTCCCCCTAAATGCAGCTGaacctattatatataatttaaagacaaggcaggaaggaaggaaatgttctatttaacgacgcactcaacgcattttatttacggttatatggcgtcggacatatggttaaggaccacacagatatatagagagaggaaacccgctgtcaccacttcatgagctacttttatcgattagcagcaagggatcttatatatgcaccatctcatatatatatatatataaacgatcccttgctactaatttaaaactgtagcgggtttcctctctgatactatatgtcaaaatggcatatctttgacatccaatagctgatgattaataaatcaacgtgctctagtggtgtcgttaaacaaaaaactaactttttttggTAGCTTGCGATGGGTCGTACCCATCACAGGATTGATCCCCTTCGTTGAACTGAATGGGTTTTATCCCATTCCagccacgactgatacatcaatgGTCGTGGCGTTTGCAGTCTCTTCTGTgcaaagtttgttctgtttaacgacaccactaaagcaatgttttgtttaacgacaccactagagcatattgatttattaatggctggaacgagaatttcTGTGAAAAAggtggaaataaaatattcaacgACACCATGGTTCCCTTTGTTTTAcacctttgaattccatctcatttcttttcgatctggcaactcctatctttcaacttatttcgctgtatgggcgggatgtagcccagtggtaaagcgcttgcttgatgcgcggtcggtttaggatcgatccccgtcggtggcctcattgggctatttctcgttccagccagtgttccacgactgatgtaacaaaggccgtggtacgtactatcctgtctgtgggatggtgcatctaaaagatcccttgctactaatcgaaaagagtagcccatgaagtggcgacagcgggtttcctctctatatatctgtatggtccttaaccatatgtctgatgtcatataaccgtaaataaaatgtgttgagtgcgtcgttaaataaacatttccttcttccttcttgTTTCGCTGTCTACCTCCAcaccccagtccttgtctcttcaaccgcgacaggtgcttgtctccgTGCTACATACCCgacattccccatcagcttttagctgtggtcTAAGTCTGACCACttggggagtgttcagtagttactttggcattgttaagagacacttgtaaccacctactatgctaaactactaccggcggtcgttagtgccgtgggtcagaccagctttattagcggcagaggaagagaatgccaggtgggtgcagg
Proteins encoded:
- the LOC121389830 gene encoding uncharacterized protein LOC121389830 translates to MKKFVASQIIIVWVVMIAESSGNSGTDFIVSFPNNKYPKTPDPIDLYVSSTVGHIVTVNITAPKFLDFEVNISFALLPESSRHFEIDEKFRMPAGTSISPRTLVITASGLIDVVGVNLYNSNGDAFLAIPNRFLGNEYMAVTYESEREDAFAFLTVSAGTGSDQTQLSITFPPWTGNESVLLNGTWYRAGESAPLSLNSLETLQIQSKHDLTGAYITSDQPVAVYSGVNRTDVVYTRCVSHLLDQMPPVDRAGMSYVTIPFPKRELGDVYRIVATTDDTVVSVPNSANVNLAKRGDFHEMYVSPFTFYYVTATKPVFVVHISVSVENFKYTYGDPSLVILTPIERAYVGTSFSRASYTLSYVTIVMLKQDKAGMMFDHEPLPADQEWFLVEGSDSYTATQVLVGANYKQHIIYHSGAATFVAYFHTGTSCEAQAMSLGFSLGANKTLVAAMQLVGNYEDYASPIERRINISVTSSHANPSYPILPHPSCWHLRRMWYIHFAYIVKSCEAPTNVPGDGLDNDCDGRIDEETCCMNLQPADNDGDGRFNEDCAGVSVNGTTKAVCCDSIGNIIGSKLASVSVLFGKPEVGTRRLATSLLKYSAHAITACAQLCEQKQNCWGMNFDSTRSVQNCEILAGLKGGTQQQSPWNFWDVSSRTYGCS